A part of Chitinimonas koreensis genomic DNA contains:
- a CDS encoding retention module-containing protein has protein sequence MAADQTIAQARGTVVLLQGKAWVVDAQGQRVELNIGDEVQVGQVVITEAGTQLELGLPNGQMVTVAAGRELLIDANLLGVAPSDATEAALKELDSGPDRIIQALNEGKDLSTELEATAAGLGAGGEGDAHGFVRLLRINEDIDPLSLDRQVAGSDATEEPQFDGGDATAAPVAQDDTAEVDEDGSVVIDVLRNDSDGTGGTLTLVGVPTASHGVVTVNPDGTLTYTPNPDFNGTEQIIYTVTNGQGQTSSATVTVTVNPVNDVPVLVDSNGTPLGDDQSVTTQEDTPISGSLSANDPDGDPLTFNKGSDPAHGTVVVNADGTWTYTPNTNYNGADSFTVSVSDGKGGVDTITVNVGVTPVNDVPVLVDGNGVPLGDDQSVVTPEDTPVSGSLSANDPDGDPLTFNKGSDPVHGTVVVNADGTWTYTPNTNYNGADSFTVSVSDGKGGVDTITVNVGVTPVNDVPVLVDGNGVPLGDDQSVVTPEDTPVSGSLSANDPDGDPLTFNKGSDPAHGTVVVNADGTWTYTPNTNYNGADSFTVSVSDGQGGVDTITVNVGVTPVNDVPVLVDGNGVPLGDDQSVVTPEDTPVSGSLSANDPDGDPLTFNKGSDPAHGTVVVNADGTWTYTPNTNYNGADSFTVSVSDGKGGVDTITVNVGVTPVNDVPVLVDGNGVPLGDDQSVVTPEDTPVSGSLSANDPDGDPLTFNKGSDPEHGTVVVNDDGTWTYTPNTNYNGADSFSVSVSDGQGGVDTITVNIGVTPVDDVVTASITLDANITADDVINASEAGQTIAITGTVGGDAHVGDTVTLTVNGKTFTGTVQAGNTFSIGVPGADLVADAGHSISASVTTTDAAGNTATATDTEGYSVDTTVTASITLDANITADDVINASEAGQTIAITGTVGGDVQVGDTVTLTVNGKTFTGTVQAGNTFSIGVPGADLAADAGHSISASVTTTDAAGNTATATDTEGYSVDTAVTASITLDSNITADDVINASEAGQTIAVTGTVGGDVHVGDTVTLTVNGKTFTGMVQAGNTFSIGVPGADLAADAGHSISASVTTTDAAGNTATATDTEGYSVDTTVTASITLDANITADDVINAAEAGQTIAITGTVGGDVHVGDTVTLTVNGKTFTGTVQAGNTFSIGVPGADLVADVGHSISASVTTTDAAGNTATATDTEGYSVDTTVTASITLDSNITADDVINASEAGQTIAVTGTVGGDVHVGDTVTLTVNGKTFTGTVQAGNTFSIGVPGRTWQPMPVIRSARRSPRPMPRAIPRRPRTPKATASIRPSARRSR, from the coding sequence ATGGCTGCCGATCAAACCATTGCACAAGCCCGTGGAACCGTCGTCCTGCTGCAAGGCAAGGCCTGGGTCGTCGATGCGCAGGGACAGCGCGTCGAACTCAATATCGGTGACGAGGTGCAGGTCGGCCAGGTGGTGATCACCGAGGCCGGCACCCAGCTCGAGCTGGGCCTGCCCAACGGCCAGATGGTGACGGTGGCTGCAGGACGCGAGCTGCTGATCGACGCCAACCTGCTCGGCGTGGCGCCCAGCGACGCGACCGAGGCCGCGCTCAAGGAGCTCGACAGCGGGCCCGATCGCATCATCCAGGCGCTGAACGAGGGCAAGGATCTTTCCACCGAACTCGAAGCCACCGCCGCCGGCCTGGGCGCGGGCGGCGAGGGCGATGCGCACGGCTTCGTCCGGCTGCTGCGCATCAACGAAGACATCGACCCGCTCTCGCTCGATCGCCAGGTCGCGGGTTCCGATGCGACCGAAGAGCCTCAATTCGACGGCGGCGATGCCACGGCGGCACCGGTCGCCCAGGACGACACGGCCGAGGTCGACGAGGACGGCAGCGTCGTCATCGACGTGCTGCGCAACGATAGCGACGGTACGGGCGGCACGCTCACCCTGGTCGGCGTGCCGACCGCCTCGCACGGCGTGGTCACCGTCAACCCCGACGGCACCCTGACCTATACCCCGAATCCCGATTTCAACGGCACCGAGCAGATCATTTACACGGTGACCAATGGTCAGGGGCAGACCTCGTCCGCGACCGTCACGGTCACCGTGAACCCGGTCAACGACGTGCCGGTGCTGGTGGATAGCAACGGCACGCCGCTGGGTGACGATCAGAGCGTAACGACCCAGGAAGACACGCCGATAAGCGGCAGCCTGTCCGCGAACGATCCGGATGGCGATCCGCTGACCTTCAACAAGGGCAGCGATCCGGCGCACGGCACGGTGGTGGTGAATGCCGACGGTACGTGGACCTACACGCCGAACACGAACTACAACGGCGCCGACAGCTTCACGGTGAGCGTGAGCGATGGTAAGGGCGGCGTCGACACGATCACGGTCAATGTCGGCGTGACACCGGTGAATGACGTGCCGGTGTTGGTGGACGGCAATGGTGTGCCGCTGGGCGATGACCAGAGCGTAGTGACGCCGGAAGACACGCCGGTAAGCGGTAGCCTGTCCGCGAACGATCCGGATGGCGATCCGCTGACCTTCAACAAGGGCAGCGATCCGGTGCACGGCACGGTGGTGGTGAATGCCGACGGTACGTGGACCTACACGCCGAACACGAACTACAACGGCGCCGACAGCTTCACGGTGAGCGTGAGCGATGGTAAGGGCGGCGTCGACACGATCACGGTCAATGTCGGCGTGACGCCGGTGAATGACGTGCCGGTGTTGGTGGACGGCAATGGTGTGCCGCTGGGCGATGACCAGAGCGTGGTGACGCCGGAAGACACGCCGGTAAGCGGCAGCCTGTCCGCGAACGACCCGGATGGCGATCCGCTGACCTTCAACAAGGGCAGCGATCCGGCGCATGGCACGGTGGTGGTGAATGCTGACGGTACGTGGACCTACACGCCGAACACGAACTACAACGGCGCCGACAGCTTCACGGTGAGCGTGAGCGATGGCCAGGGCGGTGTCGACACGATCACGGTCAATGTCGGCGTGACGCCGGTGAATGACGTGCCGGTGCTGGTGGACGGCAATGGTGTGCCGCTGGGCGATGACCAGAGCGTAGTGACGCCGGAAGACACGCCGGTAAGCGGCAGCCTGTCCGCGAACGACCCGGATGGCGATCCGCTGACCTTCAACAAGGGCAGCGATCCGGCGCATGGCACGGTGGTGGTGAATGCTGACGGTACGTGGACCTACACGCCGAACACGAACTACAACGGCGCGGACAGCTTCACGGTGAGCGTGAGCGATGGTAAGGGCGGCGTCGACACGATCACGGTCAATGTCGGCGTGACGCCGGTGAATGACGTGCCGGTGTTGGTGGACGGCAATGGTGTGCCGCTGGGCGATGACCAGAGCGTGGTGACGCCGGAAGACACGCCGGTAAGCGGCAGCCTGTCCGCGAACGACCCGGATGGCGATCCGCTGACCTTCAACAAGGGCAGCGATCCGGAGCATGGCACGGTGGTGGTGAATGACGACGGTACGTGGACCTATACACCGAACACGAACTACAACGGCGCCGACAGCTTCTCGGTGAGCGTGAGCGATGGCCAGGGCGGCGTCGACACGATCACGGTCAATATTGGCGTGACGCCTGTAGATGATGTGGTGACGGCGAGCATCACGCTGGATGCGAACATCACGGCCGACGACGTGATCAACGCCAGCGAAGCCGGCCAGACCATTGCGATCACCGGCACGGTAGGCGGTGATGCCCACGTCGGCGACACAGTGACGCTGACGGTGAACGGCAAGACCTTCACCGGCACGGTTCAAGCCGGCAACACCTTCAGCATCGGCGTGCCGGGGGCGGATCTGGTGGCTGATGCCGGCCATTCGATCAGCGCGTCGGTCACCACGACCGATGCTGCCGGCAATACCGCGACGGCGACGGATACCGAAGGCTACAGCGTCGATACGACGGTGACGGCCAGCATCACGCTGGACGCGAACATCACGGCCGATGACGTGATCAACGCCAGCGAAGCGGGCCAGACCATTGCGATCACCGGCACAGTGGGCGGCGACGTCCAGGTTGGCGACACGGTGACCCTGACGGTGAACGGCAAGACCTTCACCGGCACGGTGCAGGCGGGCAATACCTTCAGCATCGGCGTGCCGGGGGCAGACCTGGCGGCCGATGCCGGCCATTCGATCAGCGCGTCGGTCACCACGACCGATGCCGCGGGCAATACCGCGACGGCCACGGACACCGAAGGCTACAGCGTCGATACGGCGGTGACGGCCAGCATCACGCTGGATTCGAATATCACGGCCGACGACGTGATCAATGCCAGCGAAGCGGGCCAGACCATTGCGGTCACTGGCACGGTGGGCGGCGATGTCCACGTCGGTGACACGGTGACCTTGACGGTGAACGGCAAGACCTTCACCGGCATGGTGCAGGCGGGCAATACCTTCAGCATTGGCGTGCCGGGGGCGGACCTGGCAGCCGATGCCGGTCATTCGATCAGCGCGTCGGTCACCACGACCGATGCCGCGGGCAACACCGCAACCGCGACGGACACCGAAGGCTACAGCGTCGATACGACGGTGACGGCCAGCATTACGCTGGACGCCAACATCACGGCCGACGACGTGATCAATGCGGCTGAAGCAGGCCAGACCATTGCGATCACTGGCACGGTGGGCGGCGATGTCCACGTCGGCGACACGGTGACCTTGACGGTGAACGGCAAGACCTTCACGGGCACGGTGCAGGCGGGTAATACCTTCAGCATCGGGGTGCCGGGTGCAGATCTGGTGGCCGATGTGGGTCATTCGATCAGCGCGTCGGTCACCACGACCGATGCCGCAGGCAACACCGCCACCGCGACGGATACCGAGGGTTACAGCGTCGATACGACCGTGACGGCCAGCATCACGCTGGATTCGAATATCACGGCCGACGACGTGATCAATGCCAGCGAAGCGGGCCAGACCATTGCGGTCACTGGCACGGTGGGCGGCGATGTCCACGTCGGTGACACGGTGACCTTGACGGTGAACGGCAAGACCTTCACGGGCACGGTGCAGGCGGGCAATACCTTCAGCATTGGCGTGCCGGGGCGGACCTGGCAGCCGATGCCGGTCATTCGATCAGCGCGTCGGTCACCACGACCGATGCCGCGGGCAATACCGCGACGGCCACGGACGCCGAAGGCTACAGCGTCGATACGACCATCAGCGCGACGATCACGCTGA
- a CDS encoding Ig-like domain-containing protein, translating to MSASVTTTDAAGNTATATDAEGYSVDTTISATITLNANITADDVINASEAGQTIAITGTVGGDVHVGDTVTLTVNGKTFTGTVQAGNTFSIGVPGADLVADAGQSISASVTTTDAAGNTATATDTEGYSVDTTISATITLDANITADDVINASEAGQTIAITGTVGGDVHVGDTVTLTVNSKTFTGTVQAGNTFSIGVPGRTWQPMPVIRSARRSPRPMPRAIPRRPRTPKATASTRR from the coding sequence ATCAGCGCGTCGGTCACCACGACCGATGCCGCGGGCAATACCGCGACGGCCACGGACGCCGAAGGCTACAGCGTCGATACGACCATCAGCGCGACGATCACGCTGAATGCGAACATCACGGCCGACGACGTGATCAACGCCAGCGAAGCGGGCCAGACCATTGCGATCACCGGCACGGTGGGCGGCGACGTCCACGTCGGCGACACGGTGACGCTGACGGTGAACGGCAAGACCTTCACGGGCACGGTTCAAGCCGGCAATACCTTCAGCATCGGCGTGCCGGGGGCGGACCTGGTGGCCGATGCGGGCCAGAGCATCTCGGCCAGCGTCACGACGACCGATGCCGCCGGCAATACCGCGACGGCGACGGATACCGAAGGCTACAGCGTCGATACGACCATCAGCGCGACGATCACGCTGGATGCGAACATCACGGCCGACGATGTGATCAACGCCAGCGAAGCCGGCCAGACCATTGCGATCACCGGCACGGTAGGGGGCGATGTCCACGTCGGTGACACGGTGACCTTGACGGTGAATAGCAAGACCTTCACCGGCACGGTGCAGGCGGGCAATACCTTCAGCATTGGCGTGCCGGGGCGGACCTGGCAGCCGATGCCGGTCATTCGATCAGCGCGTCGGTCACCACGACCGATGCCGCGGGCAATACCGCGACGGCCACGGACGCCGAAGGCTACAGCGTCGACACGACGGTGA
- a CDS encoding HlyD family type I secretion periplasmic adaptor subunit, which yields MNAPANKGMQLSKPADAGKPRPLSPWRHFYAPVSRLLDRGLRAVAPDERDQDDDFDANADWAIAEQTPRGARALVWLSVAAFAVLLVWAGFAPIDEVTRGEGKVIPSRQVQVLQSMDGGIVSQILVREGQSVEVGQLLLKVDPTRMVSSLRENRAQDLALQAKAARLKALADGTEFIAPPEVLKEAPELAEQERTLYQSRRAELEATLGVARQQAAQRSQELTSVRARRDQAARSYELTNQELELTRPLAKTGAVSDVELLRLERDVARYRGERDSANADIPRLQAAIGEASRKMQEVELAFRNEARSELSESNAKISALSEGSLALEDKVKQTEIRSPVRGTVKQLLVNTVGGVVQPGKDLLQVVPTDDALLLEARILPRDIAFLRPGQRALVKFTAYDFATYGGLEATLEHISADTVTDDKGNAFFLVRVRTVSSNLGPQKLPIIPAWWPRSTS from the coding sequence ATGAACGCGCCGGCGAACAAGGGCATGCAACTGAGCAAGCCGGCCGATGCCGGCAAGCCGCGGCCGCTGTCGCCTTGGCGGCATTTCTACGCGCCGGTCTCGCGCCTGCTCGACCGCGGCCTGCGCGCCGTCGCGCCTGACGAGCGCGACCAGGACGACGATTTCGACGCCAACGCCGACTGGGCCATCGCCGAGCAGACGCCGCGCGGCGCGCGCGCGCTGGTCTGGCTCAGCGTGGCGGCCTTCGCCGTCCTGCTGGTGTGGGCCGGTTTCGCGCCGATCGACGAGGTGACGCGCGGCGAGGGCAAGGTGATCCCGTCGCGTCAGGTCCAGGTGCTGCAGAGCATGGATGGCGGCATCGTGTCGCAGATCCTGGTGCGCGAAGGCCAGTCGGTCGAGGTCGGCCAGTTGCTGCTCAAGGTCGACCCGACGCGCATGGTCTCCTCGCTGCGCGAGAACCGTGCGCAGGATCTGGCCCTGCAGGCCAAGGCCGCGCGGCTGAAGGCGCTCGCCGACGGCACCGAATTCATCGCGCCGCCCGAAGTGCTCAAGGAGGCGCCGGAACTGGCCGAGCAGGAGCGCACGCTGTACCAGTCGCGCCGGGCCGAGCTCGAGGCGACCCTCGGCGTGGCCCGCCAGCAGGCGGCCCAGCGCAGCCAGGAGCTGACCAGCGTGCGCGCCCGGCGCGACCAGGCGGCGCGCAGCTACGAGCTGACCAACCAGGAACTCGAACTTACGCGGCCGCTGGCCAAGACCGGTGCGGTATCCGACGTCGAACTGCTGCGGCTCGAGCGCGACGTGGCGCGCTACCGCGGCGAGCGCGACAGCGCCAACGCCGACATCCCGCGGCTGCAGGCCGCGATCGGCGAGGCCTCGCGCAAGATGCAGGAGGTCGAGCTGGCCTTCCGCAACGAGGCGCGCTCCGAGCTCAGCGAGAGCAATGCCAAGATCAGCGCCTTGTCGGAAGGCAGCCTCGCGCTCGAGGACAAGGTCAAGCAGACCGAGATCCGCTCGCCGGTGCGTGGCACGGTCAAGCAGTTGCTGGTGAACACCGTGGGCGGCGTGGTGCAGCCGGGCAAGGATCTCCTGCAGGTGGTGCCGACCGACGACGCGCTGCTGCTCGAGGCGCGCATCCTGCCCAGGGACATCGCCTTCCTGCGTCCTGGCCAGCGCGCGCTGGTCAAGTTCACCGCCTACGACTTCGCCACCTACGGCGGCCTCGAGGCCACGCTCGAGCACATCAGCGCCGATACCGTGACCGACGACAAGGGCAACGCCTTCTTCCTGGTTCGGGTCCGCACGGTATCCAGCAATCTCGGCCCGCAGAAGCTGCCGATCATCCCGGCATGGTGGCCGAGGTCGACATCCTGA
- a CDS encoding beta strand repeat-containing protein — protein sequence MADAGHSISASVTTTDAAGNTATATDTEGYSVDTTISATITLDANITADDVINASEAGQTIAVTGTVGGDVHVGDTVTLTVNGKTFTGTVQAGNTFSIGVLGADLVADAGHSISASVTTTDAAGNTATATDTEGYSVDTTISATITLDANITADDVINASEAGQTIAVTGTVGGDVHVGDTVTLTVNGKTFTGTVQAGNTFSIGVPGADLVADAGHSISASVTTTDAAGNTATATDTEGYSVDTTISATITLDANITADDVINASEAGQTIAVTGTVGGDVHVGDTVTLTVNGKTFTGTVQAGNTFSIGVPGADLVADVGHSISASVTTTDAAGNTATATDTEGYSVDTTVTASITLDSNITADDVINASEAGQTIAITGTVGGDAHVGDTVTLTVNGKTFTGTVQAGNTFSIGVPGADLVADAGHSISASVTTTDAAGNTATATDTEGYSVDTTVTASITLDSNITADDVINASEAGQTIAVTGTVGGDVHVGDTVTLTVNGKTFTGMVQAGNTFSIGVPGADLAADAGHSISASVTTTDAAGNTATATDTEGYSVDTTVTASITLDANITADDVINAAEAGQTIAITGTVGGDVHVGDTVTLTVNGKTFTGTVQAGNTFSIGVPGADLVADAGHSISASVTTTDAAGNTATATDAEGYSVDTTVAASITLDANITADDVINASEAGQTIAITGTVGGDVQVGDTVTLTVNGKTFTGTVQAGNTFSIGVPGRTWWPMPAIRSAHRSPRPMPQAIPPRRRIPKATASIRP from the coding sequence GTGGCCGATGCGGGCCACAGCATCTCGGCCAGCGTCACCACGACCGATGCTGCCGGCAACACCGCGACGGCCACGGACACCGAAGGCTACAGCGTCGATACGACCATCAGCGCGACGATCACGCTGGACGCCAACATCACGGCCGACGACGTGATCAATGCCAGCGAAGCGGGCCAGACCATTGCCGTCACCGGCACGGTAGGCGGCGACGTCCACGTCGGCGACACGGTGACCTTGACGGTGAACGGCAAGACCTTCACGGGCACGGTGCAGGCGGGTAATACCTTCAGCATCGGTGTGCTGGGCGCGGACCTGGTAGCCGATGCCGGCCATTCGATCAGTGCGTCGGTCACCACGACCGATGCTGCCGGCAATACCGCCACGGCGACGGATACCGAAGGCTACAGCGTCGATACGACCATCAGCGCGACGATCACGCTGGATGCGAACATCACGGCCGACGACGTGATCAATGCCAGCGAAGCCGGCCAGACCATTGCGGTCACCGGCACGGTAGGCGGCGACGTCCACGTCGGCGACACGGTGACCTTGACGGTGAACGGCAAGACCTTCACCGGCACGGTTCAAGCCGGCAACACCTTCAGCATTGGCGTGCCGGGGGCGGACCTGGTGGCCGATGCCGGCCACAGCATCTCGGCCAGTGTGACCACGACCGATGCCGCAGGCAACACCGCCACCGCAACGGATACCGAGGGTTACAGCGTCGATACGACCATCAGCGCGACGATCACGCTGGATGCGAACATCACGGCCGACGACGTGATCAACGCCAGCGAAGCGGGCCAGACCATTGCGGTCACTGGCACGGTGGGCGGCGACGTCCACGTCGGTGACACGGTGACCTTGACGGTGAACGGCAAGACCTTCACGGGCACGGTGCAGGCTGGTAATACCTTCAGCATCGGGGTGCCGGGTGCAGATCTGGTGGCCGATGTGGGTCATTCGATCAGCGCGTCGGTCACCACGACCGATGCCGCAGGCAACACCGCCACCGCGACGGATACCGAAGGCTACAGCGTCGATACGACCGTGACGGCCAGCATCACGCTGGATTCGAATATCACGGCCGACGACGTGATCAACGCCAGCGAAGCCGGCCAGACCATTGCGATCACCGGCACGGTAGGCGGTGATGCCCACGTCGGCGACACAGTGACGCTGACGGTGAACGGCAAGACCTTCACCGGCACGGTTCAAGCCGGCAACACCTTCAGCATCGGCGTGCCGGGGGCGGATCTGGTGGCTGATGCCGGCCATTCGATCAGCGCGTCGGTCACCACGACCGATGCTGCCGGCAATACCGCGACGGCGACGGATACCGAAGGCTACAGCGTCGATACGACGGTGACGGCCAGCATCACGCTGGATTCGAATATCACGGCCGACGACGTGATCAATGCCAGCGAAGCGGGCCAGACCATTGCGGTCACTGGCACGGTGGGCGGCGATGTCCACGTCGGTGACACGGTGACCTTGACGGTGAACGGCAAGACCTTCACCGGCATGGTGCAGGCGGGCAATACCTTCAGCATTGGCGTGCCGGGGGCGGACCTGGCAGCCGATGCCGGTCATTCGATCAGCGCGTCGGTCACCACGACCGATGCCGCGGGCAATACCGCAACCGCGACGGACACCGAAGGCTACAGCGTCGATACGACGGTGACGGCCAGCATTACGCTGGACGCCAACATCACGGCCGACGACGTGATCAATGCGGCTGAAGCAGGCCAGACCATTGCGATCACTGGCACGGTGGGCGGCGATGTCCACGTCGGCGACACGGTGACCTTGACGGTGAACGGCAAGACCTTCACGGGCACGGTGCAGGCTGGTAATACCTTCAGCATCGGGGTGCCGGGTGCAGATCTGGTGGCCGATGCCGGTCATTCGATCAGTGCGTCGGTCACCACGACCGATGCTGCCGGCAATACCGCGACGGCCACGGACGCCGAAGGCTACAGCGTCGACACGACCGTGGCGGCCAGCATCACGCTGGACGCCAATATCACGGCCGATGACGTGATCAATGCCAGCGAAGCGGGCCAGACCATTGCGATCACCGGCACGGTGGGCGGCGATGTCCAGGTCGGCGACACGGTGACCCTGACGGTGAACGGCAAGACCTTCACCGGCACGGTGCAGGCGGGCAATACCTTCAGCATTGGCGTGCCGGGGCGGACCTGGTGGCCGATGCCGGCCATTCGATCAGCGCATCGGTCACCACGACCGATGCCGCAGGCAATACCGCCACGGCGACGGATACCGAAGGCTACAGCGTCGATACGACCGTGA
- a CDS encoding LuxR family transcriptional regulator — translation MSASRLVLASSRPDRTEAMRAFEAGCVGYCHAFADRETLQQVQEVVAAGNVWVGRELMQQLLAAASHAAARRPAADAGWSAGLTEREREVSELAANGVSNRDIALRCRITERTVKAHLAAVFHKLNVTDRLQLALRVHGIS, via the coding sequence GTGTCGGCCTCGCGGCTGGTCCTGGCGAGCTCGCGGCCGGACCGGACCGAGGCGATGCGGGCCTTCGAGGCCGGCTGCGTCGGCTACTGCCATGCCTTCGCCGACCGCGAGACGCTGCAGCAGGTGCAGGAGGTGGTAGCGGCGGGCAATGTCTGGGTCGGCCGCGAGCTGATGCAGCAGCTGCTGGCGGCGGCCAGCCATGCCGCGGCCCGCCGTCCGGCAGCCGATGCGGGCTGGTCCGCGGGCCTGACCGAGCGCGAGCGCGAGGTGTCCGAACTGGCCGCCAACGGCGTCTCGAACCGCGACATCGCACTGCGCTGCCGCATCACCGAACGCACGGTGAAGGCCCATCTGGCCGCCGTGTTCCACAAGCTCAACGTCACCGACCGTCTCCAGCTCGCCCTGCGCGTGCACGGCATCAGCTAG